In one Kwoniella botswanensis chromosome 3, complete sequence genomic region, the following are encoded:
- a CDS encoding dethiobiotin synthase — translation MPLLFPNFRIHQVFGANTDVGKTLLTTALVRATASKHAASSKGKEKSVFYLKPVSTGPDEESDVSYVQRHTKPYAHLIDTHNLYQYREPMSPHLAAKLAPDLPFPKTNDELVRGIENYATSCAKQLNGRQGALFVETAGGVHSPALHPPHTQSTFLRSLRLPSILIASPHLGGISTTLSSYESLITRGYSISAVLCLYDSYYRNDDFLEGYFRDRGIGYWTVKPPPQKYGTIEEDAVRLAQWYEEVERSGTAEEGGGGGVKDVSDWLDHQHVNRIKELDSMPGRTLKSVWWPFTQHGLINKKEDVMVVDSAYGDNFDSYYTKPSPTSPANSESQAIPKEEGSLLNSYFDGSASWFTQSHGHANEELTIAAATAAGRYGHVLFPSGTHEPALKLAEKLKSTVGKGWAERVFSSDNGSTGIEVALKMALRAAGRRYGYDGEMGGDYGVIGLRGGYHGDTIGSMDASEASTYNKAVDWYTGRGHWFSPPMVQYIDGQPSVLTTGPDEWSPLPDALTSEGKTTSEGWSLGFSDIQSIYSVESRLDSPLADYYREHIRKNLERAVKVDGKKFGAMIMEPTCLGAGGMIFVDPLFQTCLVEVVRASSDLFGGRSWKGKKYTEDLKEVRGGWREKRKWRGVPIIYDEVFSGLHRFGYLSASSVLKETPDISVYAKILTGGLLPLSATLASTSIFNTFLSDRKVDALLHGHSYTANPIGCSVALKAIEILERQDWEVEKKMWNVSLKDESKRWSFWNEGFVSTLSETKGIKGAMAMGTVMALELDAGEGGYSSHAALDFLTALRQKIITSPEGQFAPFQIHSRPLGNVVYIMTSSFTKPEVVRAMEKTILEELAKI, via the exons ATGCCCCTCCTTTTCCCCAATTTCCGGATTCACCAGGTCTTTGGAG CCAATACAGATGTAGGCAAGACACTCTTGACTACAGCTCTAGTAAGAGCCACAGCATCAAAGCACGCCGCATCGtcaaaagggaaagagaaaagtgTATTTTACTTGAAACCCGTATCAACCGGACCAGATGAAGAGTCAGATGTCAG CTATGTACAAAGACATACAAAACCTTACGCTCATTTGATCGATACCCATAATTTATACCAGTATAGAGAACCTATGTCTCCGCATCTCGCAGCGAAACTTGCACCGGACTTG CCATTCCCCAAAACCAACGACGAGCTAGTCCGAGGAATCGAGAATTACGCTACCTCATGTGCGAAGCAGTTGAATGGAAGGCAAGGAGCCTTGTTCGTAGAAACAGCGGGAG GTGTCCATTCCCCAGCCTTACATCCCCCACACACCCAATCCACATTCCTTCGTTCCCTCCGACTTCCCTCTATCCTCATCGCTTCACCTCACCTAGGCGGAATCTCAACCACTCTCTCTTCTTATGAATCTCTGATAACGAGAGGATATTCGATATCAGCTGTCCTATGCTTGTACGACTCATATTACCGGAACGACGATTTCCTAGAAGGATACTTCAGGGATAGAGGAATAGGATATTGGACTGTCAAACCTCCCCCGCAGAAATACGGAACGATAGAGGAGGATGCAGTGAGGCTGGCTCAGTGGTACGAGGAAGTAGAACGATCCGGCACAGcggaggaaggtggtggtggtggtgtgaAAGATGTTTCAGATTGGttagatcatcaacatgttAATAGGATAAAGGAATTGGATAGTATGCCTGGTAGAACGCTTAAAAGCGTTTGGTGGCCTTTCACTCAACATGGTCTG ATAaataagaaggaagatgttATGGTGGTCGATTCAGCTTATGGCGATAATTTTGATTCATACTACACCAAACCATCGCCGACATCCCCCGCAAACTCCGAGTCGCAGGCGATAccgaaggaagaaggtagttTGTTGAATTCTTACTTTGACGGTTCAGCCAGTTGGTTCAC TCAATCGCACGGTCATGCCAACGAAGAATTAACTATAGCAGCTGCAACAGCCGCCGGACGATATGGTCACGTATTATTCCCCTCGGGAACCCACGAACCTGCATTGAAACTTGCCGAAAAGCTCAAATCGACCGTAGGAAAAGGTTGGGCCGAAAGGGTGTTTTCCTCGGACAATGGAAGTACCGGTATCGAAGTGGCTTTGAAAATGGCTTTGAGAGCTGCAGGAAGGAGGTACGggtatgatggtgagatgggaGGTGATTATGGTGTAATCGGTCTTAGGGGAGGGTACCATGGTGATACC ATTGGTAGCATGGATGCGTCCGAAGCATCAACATACAATAAAGCGGTCGATTG GTACACAGGTCGTGGTCATTGGTTTTCTCCCCCAATGGTTCAGTATATCGATGGGCAACCCAGCGTACTCACGACAGGCCCGGACGAATGGTCACCACTACCTGACGCTTTGACTTCCGAGGGTAAAACCACAAGCGAAGGGTGGTCTTTGGGATTCTCAGATATACAATCGATATATTCCGTTGAATCTCGACTAGATTCACCTCTAGCAGACTATTACAGAGAACATATTCGAAAGAACCTCGAAAGAGCTGTCAAAGTCGATGGGAAGAAATTCGGAGCGATGATTATGGAACCTACATGTCTTGGAGCAGGAGGGATGATCTTTGTTGATCCGCTATTCCAAACTTGTTTAGTAGAAGTCGTCAGAGCCAGTTCGGATCTTTTTGGCGGTAGATCGTGGAAGGGTAAGAAATATACCGAGGATCTCAAGGAGGTCAGAGGAGGTtggagggagaagaggaaatggagAGGTGTGCCTATCATCTACGATGAAG TATTCTCGGGATTGCATCGATTCGGATACCTCTCGGCATCTTCGGTACTCAAAGAAACGcctgatatatcagtatatgcAAAAATCCTCACTGGGGGATTATTACCCCTCTCAGCCACTCTAGCTTCCACATCGATATTCAATACTTTCCTATCGGATCGAAAAGTAGATGCATTATTACATGGACACTCCTATACCGCGAATCCCATTGGTTGTTCTGTAGCATTAAAAGCGATTGAGATTCTAGAGAGACAGGATTGGGaagtagagaagaagatgtggaaTGTCagtttgaaagatgaatcGAAAAGATGGAGTTTCTGGAATGAAGGATTCGTATCGACCTTGAGTGAAACGAAGGGAATTAAAGGGGCGATGGCTATGGGGACGGTTATGGCACTTGAATTGGatgctggagaaggag GCTACTCATCCCATGCTGCATTAGACTTCCTCACAGCTCTCAGACAGAAGATCATCACTTCGCCCGAAGGTCAATTTGCACCGTTCCAGATCCACTCGCGGCCCCTTGGTAATGTCGTGTATATCATGACTAGTAGTTTCACGAAACCCGAGGTTGTAAGAGCTATGGAGAAGACTATTCTAGAGGAGTTAGCGAAGATATAG